The sequence AAATCTATGAGTCTCTTCTCCGGTATAAACGATTCTATTTCGCTATACTTCGACTTAAGTTCAGATTCTAATAATTTATCAAAATCATAAACTCCACTATTTAACGTTAACGTAGTCGAATAGGATGTCTCACCCAATATTTTGAATGCCGTCTCCAGATCTTCTGCGTCAATCATTCTCTGTAATACGCTGGAATCGAGAAGTTGATGTTCCATCGCCCGAATTCGTGCAACAGCATAGCCGTACGCATCGTGTTGAGACATCAGAACACCTCCTTACTCTTTTGGTGGAAATAAACGTTTAACAACTTCAGATTCTTTTTTCTCCTGAGCAACTTGTATAAGCATATCCCAAGAGCAATTAGTTCTAATCTTATCCCTCTTCAAAATAAATCCGCCTGAGATATTGGCTATTTCTTTTGATAAAATAAGGTTTGTGTTGTTTTTTTTGTTGTATGCGTTAATCCATGCCTCATCAACAAATTTTTCGTTTTCTCCAATTAACACTTCTTCATCACCTGTGACAACAGACTTCTTAAGAAGTGAATTGCAAAGTTCTAGATAGTCCTCTTTATTAAAAGCCTTCATTTTATTAAGAGCCTCATCGAACACATCTTGTATTAATGTACGTTTTGAAAGTAGCTTTCTCTTTTTAACGTCGATATTTGCTACTATTTCGCGTCTTTTGAAGATTTTAGGCATTTCTTCTTCAAAACGCTTCTCAAAAGATTCCTTTACTGCAGCGTTCTCTTTATTGGCATGCTCAATTATTTCGGAGGCTTTAGACCTTGCTTTAGCTAGAACTTCTTCTGCTTCCCGATATGCATCGTTTTTTATTTTTTCTGTGAGCTGTGCTAAAGACATAGTTTCCCTACTTTTCCAATTAAAAACTTATGCCGTTGAGCATCAAAATACTTACAAGAAGCCCAAAAACAGCATATGTTTCACACATAGCGGGCAGAATAACTGCCTTTCCTATCTGTTCGGGACGTTTTGATATCATAAGGATAGTGGCAGCTGAGGACTTACCCTGCCATATTGCCGAATAATATCCAACTATTGTTATTGGAAGACACGCAAAAAGAACTCCTAGGCCTTGCCAAAGAGTTATAGCAACGGCAGCACCACCAAGCAATCCTGCTTTTTGAAGAGCTAAAACCGCGACAAGAAGGCCATAAATACCCTGTGTTCCAGGAAGAGCCAGAAGGACTAAGCAATATCCGAACTTGTCAGGATCTTCTGTCATAACACCTGCTGCTGCTTCGTTTGCTATCGCGATTCCCATTGCAGATCCAGTGCCTGCAATTCCAACTGCCAGAGCTGCACCGAGTATTACCAGCATTGGACCAAGTTGCGTGGCCATTGTTTCAAGAATTGTTTCCATAATTAATAAAACCTCCCTAATAATATGTGTTAATTTTTTATCTAATTAATATTTACATAATATAGCTAGATCGTTACATCAACTTCGCTTGTAAGACGCGAATATTTTGGGACATAAGTTAAAGGAACGAAGTCCTTTCCCTTTGCGTCAAAGAACTTTCCAAAAAACTCTACATACTGTAACCTCAATGAATGCACAAATGCTCCCAACAAATTAACAAGGATGCTAAAAGTGTGTCCTACTATAAATATTAGTGCTGCCAAGAATATTCCCACATAGGGGGTACTTGCTACAAGAGTCCCGAGTAGATTTATAACCATACCGACAGCTGCTGAACCTAAGCCTAAAGCAAGTAGTCTACTGTAGCTAAGTACGTCTCCAAGATAACCGGTTACATTATATAAACTTAAGACTCCTGATAATAATCTTGAAAAAATATTCTTTTTTTCTCGTCCTTGTGTTGCTATAAGCAGTATTACCGAAATTATAGATAATATTTTAGATGGCGCAAGAAAAGCTTCATTTATAACTCCACCCATAGCCATGCCCATTACGACTAAAGAAACAAGAAAAACAATCCAGCCGGCATGGACAAAAATAGCAGCGACTTTATCTCCCTCTTTCCAGCTTGCATACATAGCTATTATTAGTCCAAAGATGATATGTACAAAACCAAGTGATAAAGAAATTATAAGAAAAGTCATTGGGTCATTCATAGGGTCTAAAAATTGTAGTGCATCTTTAATGGGTATTAGAGGGTGTAAAAAGGAAAACGCAGTTATACTATCACCAAACCAAGACCCTGTGACTGCACCAACAAAAATTGTTAGAGTCATAGCTATGGTCAGAATAACAAAAAACTTCCTCAGTATGGGCGTTAGGCGATGCTTAACAAGGATATAGCCGAAAAGAGCCGTAAGAATTAACCCGTATCCCGCATCTCCAAAACACATGGCCATAAACAAAAAGAAAAAGGGAGCCATAGGTGTTGAAGGATCCACCTTTCCATATGTTGGGGTACCATACATAAGAGTTAAGGGTTCTACGCAAGACGCCCACTTAGAATTCTTGAGTAGCGTAGGCGGCATCTCGTTTTCTTTGGGTTCGACAAGGGCAAATTCAGTCATGTTTTCATATTCTTTAACTTTTGCTTCAACAAGGCTAAGCTTAGCTGTTGGAAGCCAAAGCGACCAAATTAAAACCTCTTCTGTGGGTAATGCTGAAAGCATTGAAACCAATCTATCTCTGA comes from Synergistaceae bacterium and encodes:
- a CDS encoding V-type ATP synthase subunit K gives rise to the protein METILETMATQLGPMLVILGAALAVGIAGTGSAMGIAIANEAAAGVMTEDPDKFGYCLVLLALPGTQGIYGLLVAVLALQKAGLLGGAAVAITLWQGLGVLFACLPITIVGYYSAIWQGKSSAATILMISKRPEQIGKAVILPAMCETYAVFGLLVSILMLNGISF
- a CDS encoding V-type ATP synthase subunit I, whose translation is MALTQMSKAQIAVHKSVATKLAEKIQALGCCEFVPQTEGNLDAGSVSQLQSKLAHIDELLSDAKYLMRLLEPYETDKGSSLSIMLGDIRQISLSTLEAKVDEQKFLDLYNYVKGKDDALTLYHSNETRLRGLFSQLKQLEQVKWPLELFTKGTATVLGEIFTVSSELSDNFKNKLTRELGDFFELQELSHKQKDSEITFALLYRREKGDLVQSIATDFSANRVDVPREFNKTAPEEKIKLTKEIDECKEREQNEKALIAAKANEGLEMIRDYTDYWNIVRDRLVSMLSALPTEEVLIWSLWLPTAKLSLVEAKVKEYENMTEFALVEPKENEMPPTLLKNSKWASCVEPLTLMYGTPTYGKVDPSTPMAPFFFLFMAMCFGDAGYGLILTALFGYILVKHRLTPILRKFFVILTIAMTLTIFVGAVTGSWFGDSITAFSFLHPLIPIKDALQFLDPMNDPMTFLIISLSLGFVHIIFGLIIAMYASWKEGDKVAAIFVHAGWIVFLVSLVVMGMAMGGVINEAFLAPSKILSIISVILLIATQGREKKNIFSRLLSGVLSLYNVTGYLGDVLSYSRLLALGLGSAAVGMVINLLGTLVASTPYVGIFLAALIFIVGHTFSILVNLLGAFVHSLRLQYVEFFGKFFDAKGKDFVPLTYVPKYSRLTSEVDVTI